The window CCAGCGTGACCTCCGGTGAGATCTCGTGCAGCACCATGCGGCCCTCCTGCCTTCTTACCAGGCAGAACTCGGTGACGACCACGCTGACGACTCCCTTGCCGGTCAGAGGAAGAGTGCACTCCTTGACCAGCTTCGGCCTGCCTCTCTTGTCGATGTGAGTAGTCGCCACGTAGACCGCCTTGGCGCCGGTCACCAGATCCATCGCACCGCCCATGCCCGGGACCATCTTGCCCGGAATCATCCAGTTAGCGAGGTTGCCGTCGCTATCCACCTCGAGCGCGCCCAGAACCGTGGCGTCGAGGTGCCCTCCTCTTATTAGGCCGAAGCTGGTGTCGCTCGCGATGATCGACGACCCCGGGAGGAGCGACAGACAGCGCCCTCCCGCGCCTATGAGGCGCAGATCGTCCTCTTCGGGCTTGGGCCCCGCTCCCACCACTCCGTTCTCCGTCTGCAGAAGGACGTGCACCCCGTCCGGAAGATGATCCGAGACAAGGGTGGGAATCCCTATCCCCAGGTTCACCACCACGCCGTCCTCGAGGTCCATTGCTATTCTTTTGGCTATCCTGTTACGGACGACCTCCTCATCAAGTACGGGTAGCATAGTATCCGTCTCCTTTCAAAACAAGAATGTCGACCAGCATCCCCGGTGTCACGACGTCGTTCGGGTTGATATCCCCCTGGCCAAGGATCATGTCCACCTCGGCTATCACCAGGTCTGCTGCCGTCGCCATGGCCGGGTTGAAGTTGCGACCGGTCCCGTAGTAGGTCAGGTTGCCGCCCCGGTCGGCCTTGTAACCACGGATTATGGCGACATCGGCTTTAAGAGGCGGCTCCAAGATGTATCTCTTTCCCTCCACCTCTACTATCTGCTTTCCCTCCTCGTGGATCGTGCCGACGCCAGTAGGAGTGAGCACGCCCCCGAGGCCGAAGCCGCCACACCTGATTCGCTCGACGAAAGAGCCCTGCGGTACCAGCTCCAGCTCGAGTTTTCCCTCGTTGAACAGCTTCTGTGTCGCCCGGTTCAGGCCGATGTGGGAAGCGGT of the Synergistaceae bacterium genome contains:
- a CDS encoding 3-oxoacid CoA-transferase subunit B; this translates as MLPVLDEEVVRNRIAKRIAMDLEDGVVVNLGIGIPTLVSDHLPDGVHVLLQTENGVVGAGPKPEEDDLRLIGAGGRCLSLLPGSSIIASDTSFGLIRGGHLDATVLGALEVDSDGNLANWMIPGKMVPGMGGAMDLVTGAKAVYVATTHIDKRGRPKLVKECTLPLTGKGVVSVVVTEFCLVRRQEGRMVLHEISPEVTLEELKANTTMDFDVSPDLSPMKGVA
- a CDS encoding CoA transferase subunit A; the encoded protein is MVNKLIKPVMSAEEAVSRIKPGASLMVGGFNFAGVPYTLIDALMAQGTGDLHLIANDTLYANDRHPDGVGHGKLVVSGRCRKVTASHIGLNRATQKLFNEGKLELELVPQGSFVERIRCGGFGLGGVLTPTGVGTIHEEGKQIVEVEGKRYILEPPLKADVAIIRGYKADRGGNLTYYGTGRNFNPAMATAADLVIAEVDMILGQGDINPNDVVTPGMLVDILVLKGDGYYATRT